One Fundulus heteroclitus isolate FHET01 chromosome 11, MU-UCD_Fhet_4.1, whole genome shotgun sequence DNA segment encodes these proteins:
- the sms gene encoding spermine synthase, producing the protein MAVRHYTLDFTLSTPVDSASVVPGLVSIFHEQELTETIHDTNGHGYLATFIGKNGRLVILRVHSHGLVTIDLQCHEDDNIAQLDNLLNALEKKLKVLLNGNITRIKRLPALVRGAKVDRYWPTADGRLMEYDIDEVVYEEDSAYQNIKILHSRQYGNILVLDGDVNLAESDLAYTQAITGNGRENYTGKEVLILGGGDGGILAELVKQKPKMVTMVEIDQKVIDGCKMHMRRTCGNTLDNLKGDCYQILIEDCVPLLKKYVQEGRTFDYVINDLTAIPISTAPEEDSTWEFLRLILDLSIRVLHPKGKYFTQGNSVNLKEALSLYEEQLGKLSCPVDFRKEVVCVPSYLEQWVFYTAWKK; encoded by the exons ATGGCAGTGCGACATTATACTCTCGACTTTACCCTTTCCACGCCAG TTGACTCGGCCTCGGTAGTGCCTGGTCTGGTGTCCATATTTCATGAGCAGGAGCTGACAGAGACTATCCATGACACAAATGGGCATGGATATCTGGCTACATTTATCGGCAAGAATGGGAG GCTTGTCATCCTGCGAGTGCACTCCCACGGGTTGGTCACCATTGACCTGCAGTGTCATGAAGATGATAACATTGCACAGCTAGACAAT CTTTTAAATGCACTGGAAAAGAAGTTAAAAGTTCTGTTAAATGGCAACATAACACGGATTAAAAG GCTTCCTGCCCTAGTGCGAGGAGCAAAAGTTGACCGATACTGGCCCACAGCTGACGGCAGACTGATGGAGTATGACATCGATGAAGTGGTTTATGAAGAAGATTCTGCATACCAAAACATAAAGATATTGCACTCGCGGCAGTATGGAAACATCCTAGTGCTCGATGGAGATGTCA ACCTTGCAGAAAGTGATTTAGCATACACACAAGCCATCACAGGTAATGGAAGAGAGAACTACACAGGAAAGGAGGTGCTGATATTAGGAGGAGGTGATGGAGGCATCCTCGCAGAGTTGGTCAAACAAAAGCCAAAGATGGTCACCATGGTGGAG ATTGATCAGAAGGTGATCGATGGGTGCAAGATGCACATGAGGAGGACTTGTGGTAATACTCTCGACAACCTGAAGGGCGATTGTTACCAA ATTCTAATTGAGGACTGTGTCCCCTTGTTGAAGAAGTATGTCCAGGAAGGAAGAACATTTGATTATGTAATTAATGACCTCACTGCAATCCCTATATCTACTGCACCAGAAGAAG ACTCTACATGGGAGTTTCTGCGTCTCATCTTAGACCTGTCCATACGCGTCCTGCACCCCAAGGGGAAATACTTCACACAG GGTAACAGTGTGAATCTGAAAGAGGCGCTGAGTCTTTATGAAGAACAGCTGGGAAAGCTCTCGTGTCCTGTAGACTTCCGTAAAGAGGTGGTGTGTGTACCTTCCTACTTGGAGCA ATGGGTTTTTTACACGGCATGGAAGAAGTGA